A DNA window from Nerophis ophidion isolate RoL-2023_Sa linkage group LG13, RoL_Noph_v1.0, whole genome shotgun sequence contains the following coding sequences:
- the LOC133564321 gene encoding tigger transposable element-derived protein 1-like — protein MASKRSVASNASPSEPKRRRKTLTIIEKVELLDMLKLGQSYTSVGRHYGINESTVRCIKKEEKNIRATAAITLNRNAKRVMTPRNKTIVKMESVLAVWIGECKNNNIPLDANIIRAKAKNIYEDFVKNYDCDDVEEGTSTSFIASKGWFDKFQRRFKSVSLHREDASVDYVAIKEFVHSTFKTIVRERSYQPEQVFNMAETGLFWKRMPSRTFIMKEEANAPGFKAQKDRLTLVMCGNAAGFMIKPGIIYKSENPKALKNKNKNVLPVFWMHNPKARMTNSLISNWFHQCFIPEVRLYLAEKGLEFKVLLLLDNTEGYTVDVSFDGVQIEFLPSNTTSLIQPMDQGVSLAFKALYTQSILQNLVDAKDSDENFTLKAYWRDYTIASCLLNIQRAVSEIESETLNLCWKKMWPEVAHNKGLTPDEVHRCAVDKVVKLAKMLRGEGFNDMTSFDVNELIDAHSQPLSDEDLKDLMTSAREEEEQELLGVEEDAEVGLTLDRLAAMVRMAKEVQQMAQEWDPHMLRSLQFSNTIEGGMTVYKNLLAQMKKKKQQQLPVTTLIAREKRSFTHIIEEHLSHQPQEWSPKRKQEEPQPPHIKKEEEEHCIIQKGEHFEGFEVFPVIDAFVKSEDDQEESGGSHLDNLLAPISDDDTMSHFPDTDDDEDSKADMSCETNNTQYTLERNLFPVQCVV, from the exons atgGCATCCAAACGGTCGGTGGCTTCAAATGCTTCCCCCAGCGAACCGAAGCGTCGAAGGAAAACTCTGACCATTATTGAAAAGGTGGAACTCCTTGACATGTTGAAGTTAGGTCAAAGCTACACGAGTGTCGGCCGTCATTACGGAATCAACGAATCGACAGTTCGCTGCATAAAGAAGGAGGAAAAAAACATCAGGGCGACGGCAGCGATTACTCTTAATAGGAACGCGAAGAGGGTGATGACTCCGCGGAATAAGACCATTGTGAAGATGGAGTCTGTACTGGCGGTGTGGATCGGTGAATGCAAGAATAACAACATCCCGCTGGACGCCAACATCATCCGCGCGAAGGCGAAGAATATATATGAAGATTTTGTTAAAAATTATGACTGTGACGACGTCGAAGAAGGTACATCGACTTCATTTATTGCCAGCAAGGGCTGGTTCGACAAGTTCCAGAGACGCTTTAAAAGCGTTTCTCTGCATAGAGAAGACGCCTCGGTGGATTATGTCGCGATCAAGGAATTTGTCCACTCCACGTTTAAAACTATTGTCCGAGAAAGAAGCTACCAGCCCGAGCAAGTTTTCAACATGGCCGAAACTGGTTTATTTTGGAAGCGAATGCCGTCTCGCACTTTTATTATGAAGGAGGAAGCCAACGCTCCTGGATTTAAGGCTCAAAAAGATCGCTTGACTTTAGTTATGTGTGGGAATGCTGCCGGATTTATGATAAAGCCAGGGATTATTTATAAATCCGAAAACCCAAAGGCCctgaaaaataagaataaaaacgtGCTGCCTGTGTTCTGGATGCATAATCCAAAGGCCAGGATGACAAACTCACTTATCTCAAATTGGTTCCACCAGTGTTTTATACCGGAAGTCAGACTGTATCTGGCAGAGAAAGGACTCGAATTTAAAGTACTTTTGCTCTTGGATAATACTGAAGGCTACACTGTTGATGTGTCATTTGATGGCGTGCAGATAGAGTTCTTGCCCTCAAACACCACCTCGCTAATTCAGCCCATGGATCAAGGTGTTAGTCTTGCATTTAAAGCTCTTTACACACAAAGTATTCTGCAAAACCTTGTCGATGCAAAGGACTCTGATGAGAACTTCACACTAAAAGCGTACTGGCGTGACTACACCATTGCGTCGTGTCTCCTAAATATACAGAGAGCCGTAAGTGAGATCGAGAGTGAAACATTAAATTTGTGCTGGAAAAAGATGTGGCCGGAAGTGGCGCACAACAAGGGATTGACTCCTGATGAAGTCCATCGCTGTGCAGTTGACAAGGTGGTGAAGCTGGCAAAAATGCTGCGAGGAGAGGGCTTCAATGACATGACTTCTTTTGACGTAAATGAGCTGATCGACGCCCACTCGCAACCATTGTCAGATGAAGACCTGAAGGATTTGATGACGTCTGCAAGGGAAGAAGAGGAGCAAGAGCTATTGGGCGTTGAGGAGGATGCTGAGGTTGGTCTGACACTGGATCGCCTCGCAGCCATGGTCAGAATGGCCAAAGAAGTACAGCAGATGGCACAAGAATGGGACCCCCACATGCTTCGTTCGTTGCAGTTTTCAAATACCATCGAGGGTGGCATGACTGTTTATAAAAACCTTCTTGCccagatgaagaagaagaagcagcagcAACTTCCAGTCACTACGTTGATCGCGCGTGAGAAGAGGTCATTTACTC ACATCATTGAGGAACATCTTTCCCATCAGCCACAGGAGTGGAGTCCTAAACGGAAgcaagaggagccacagcccccacatattaaaaaggaagaggaggaacactgCATCATTCAGAAGGGAGAACATTTTGAAGGGTTTGAAGTGTTCCCAGTGATTGATGCCTTTGTGAAGAGTGAGGATGATCAAGAAGAAAGTGGAGGATCACATTTAGACAATCTCTTAGCCCCGATATCAGATGACGACACAATGTCACACTTTCCTGACAcagatgatgatgaagactctaaagctGATATGTCATGTGAAACTAACAacacacaatacacactggagagaaacctttttcctgttcagtgTGTAGTATAG
- the LOC133564323 gene encoding zinc finger protein 180-like: MSTLQMLRLVVNQRLSVAVEEIFAVLERTIADYEEELSRTKQEYERQGQLLDTVFKIHAESHRSDASEEHLPIEQQEWTTMVEQEEPNHPHLKEEEEDHNICDGLEEFQVVGIPVKNEDDKEKFTDKKDCEASQADKPVAPLSDSDVPSHSPDTDEDINGDMTCPSNNTHWKCAQCGKTFGNKGNLKTHIRYHTGEKPFACSVCCKRFFQKSHLKSHIRTHTGEKPYTCSVCCKSFSKKDGLTRHVRIHTGEKPFSCSVCGKSFSQKITLSGHARTHTREKIVVSGLEIV; the protein is encoded by the exons ATGTCTACTTTACAAATGCTGAGATTGGTGGTGAACCAGCGACTATCTGTGGCTGTGGAAGAAATATTTGcagtgttagaaagaacgatagcagactacgaggaggaactttcacgaacaaaacaggaatacGAGCGACAAGGTCAACTACTGGACACTGTTTTCAAGATACACGCAGAGTCACACAGATCAG acgccAGCGAAGAACATCTTCCCATTGAGCAGCAGGAGTGGACCACCATGGTGGAGCAGGAGGAGCCAAATCACCCACACcttaaggaggaagaggaggatcacAACATCTGTGATGGGCTGGAGGAGTTCCAAGTGGTTGGTATCCCTGTGAAAAATGAAGATGATAAAGAAAAATTTACCGATAAAAAAGACTGTgaagcatcacaagcagacaagcctgtagctccactatcagatagtgacgtGCCTTCACACTCTCCAGACACTGACGAAGACATTAACGGTGATATGACATGTCCCTCTAACAACACACACTGGAAATGCGCTCAATGTGGAAAAACGTTTGGTAACAAAGGAAATCTAAAAACACACATCAGATATCACACAGGAGAGAAACCTTTTGCCTGCTCGGTTTGCTGTAAAAGATTCTTTCAGAAGTCACATTTGAAATCACacattagaacacacactggagagaaaccgtaTACTTGCTCTGTGTGTTGTAAAAGTTTCTCCAAAAAAGATGGTTTAACGAGACACgtaagaatacacactggagagaaaccattttcttgctcagtttgtggtaaaagtttCTCCCAGAAGATAACTTTGAGTGgacatgcaagaacacacacccGAGAAAAAATTGTGGTCAGTGGTTTAGAAATAGTATAA